Below is a genomic region from Campylobacter concisus.
CAAAAAACCATCTTGCTCTATAAATTCTTTAAATTCTTTTGAAATATCTTCAAACTGACTATGTGTTTTTTCGATCTTTACGCCATTAATCGCGTTAAAAACAAAATTTGACTTATTTTGCTTTGAGCCAAGAGGTATGCAAAAAAGCCCCCATGCAGGTTTTGAGATAAAAGATTTTTCTCCAAAATTTGTCTTTTCATCGGCCGAGAGAAGCCTTGTAGCTATAAATTTAAAATAATCAATCTCGCCTGCGTAACTACCGATACTTTTTAGTTGGCTAAGCTCTTTACTTAAAATTTCAACCGCACCGTTATTGCAAGAGCTAACAACCATCTCGTAGCCCTGAAGTTCTTTATTTAGAGTAAAATAAAGCACCTTATCGCTACTATCTCGAACTGGTGCAAAGATATCATGTCTACTCATTTGTGTGAGCTTCATCGCTCTAAGCGTAACAACTTCAGCCATTACATCTTTTAAAAGTGTTGTTTTACCAGTGCCTGGAGCACCATTTACGCTATAAATTCCACCACTTTTTTCTTTAAATTTTTTAATGATGTTATTAACGGCAATTTGCTGTGAAAAATTTAAAGCAAAGTCGCTAGCAAAGGCTGATCTTGGATACTCTTCTGCTTTAAAAAAATCTCTAACAAGCCTTTTATTTTGCTCATCTCTTACATCAAGTCTTTCGAATTTATTCTCACTGCCCTCGTCCAAAAACTGATCCGTTAGCTCGTGCGTCCTGCCTGACTCGTAAAATTTTATAAGCAAATTTATATCATCTATGAAAAAGCTATTTAAAAGGCTGTCGTTTTCTTTAAAATTTGGATTTATGATCTTTATCTCAAGCCTTAAGAAACCATTACAAAATGGTGTTTTAAGTGCACTTTTTAGCTCATCGTTTATAAGCTTTATATATTTGCCAAATTCCATTTTTTCTTTATAGATAGATAGCTTATCTTTTATGTGCTCGCATTCTTTGCTAAAGTCACTTTGGCTTATCTCTTTTAGATGATTTAGGCGAGCCATTGCCCAAGGAGCTGTTGAGATGAAAAGATCATCAGACGAGTTTGGTGTAAAAAACGGAGTTAAATCATCATCTAAATTTATATCTTTTAAAGCAAAATTTTGATCATCTTTACAAAATACCAAATCACCAGTAAGCTTAAATTTATAGCAAAATGCCTTATCAAAGCTCGTTTGCTCAGATCGCAGCTCATCCAAAATTTGCTCTTTTTCAAATTTCACATTTGCTAACTTTGATATCGCAAGGGCAAGCAAGTCCGTCTCAAAAATGCCGCCATAAATTGAAATTTCTACACCATTTTTTAAAAGCGGCCTATCAAACGCTCTTAAAATTTGGACAAATTTCTCATCAAAATTTGCGATCTCAAGGTCCATTGATTTTTTAAATTTGGTATTTGTCTTTTTCGGCTCGTCTAAGGTTTTTGGCTCTAAATATTGTGATAATAAAAAGTATTTTAAGGTATTTGCTTTGCTCAAATTTATGCCCTATTTCGTTATTGTTTAGTGATTATAATCCATTTTATATATGATTAAACTAAACTTGTAATCATTGTATAAGTAATTTTTGGCTAATATCGCGGCTATGATAAAGGCAAAAAAGCACTTTGGACAGAATTTTTTACAGGACAAAGCGACACTAGATAAGATCATCCAAGCGATACCCAATGACGTAGCAAACGTCGTTGAGATTGGGCCTGGCTTAGGTGATTTGACATTTAGACTTTTGCAAATTTACAAGACGACCTGTTTTGAGATAGATTGTGAGCTGTTTCAAATTTTAAAGGTCAAATTTGCAAATGAGATCCAAAATGGACAATTAAAACTTTTTTGTAAAGATGCTTTAGAGCAGTGGCAGCAAGAGGGCGGACTAAGTAGCAAAAACTACTTTTTGGTCGCAAATTTGCCCTATTACGTTGCTACGAAGATGATCCTAAATGCGATAGATGACGAAAAATGCCTTGGGCTTATCGTGATGATACAAAAAGAGGTTGCTCTTAAATTTAGTGCAAAGAGCAAGGATAAAGAATTTAGCTCTTTATCGATCCTCGCTTCACTTCAAGGCAGGTGTGAGCTTTTGTTTGACGTGGATGCAAAGCTTTTTAATCCACCCCCAAAGGTCACATCTTCAGTCATCAAACTACAAAAAACAAAAAAGATTTTTGGCAAAGACGGGATTTTCAAAGATGCAAAACAATACGAGGCTTTTAAAGCATTTTTAAGAGCTACGTTTGCTTCCCCAAGAAAGACGCTTTTGAAAAATTTATCCATAAATTTCGACAAAAAAGCGTTAGAAGAAATTTTTGAAGATCTAGGCTTAGCTAAAAATTTACGTCCACATGAGCTAGATGTCGATTCTTATCTAAAAGTATTTGAAAGATTAAAGGAAGATAATGAACGACAAAAACGAAGAGAAAGTTGTAACTAACCAAAGTAAAAACAACAAAAGACGAAGATTTAGACCAAAAAATAAACCAAAACAAGAAGGCGAAACTACCGAGCAAGCTTCACTAGCAAGCAAAAGTGTAATAGATAACTTCTTTGCAGCAGAGCAGGCTGAAAATGAAGCACACACCGAGCCAAAGAGTCAAAATCCTCGCCCAAAAAAGCCAAGAAATAACAAAAATCAAAACAAAAATGGCGAAAATAATAAGCCAAAAGAGCAAAAACAAGAATCACAAGAAACAAAAACCAAAACACAAGAACAAAAAGATAAACCAAAAAAGGCTAAAAAGCCAAAGAAAAATTTACCAGCTAAACTAAACGGCAATGAACAATGGCAGCAAGATATCGCAAGTGCAATGGTGGCAAACAAGGCCGTTCACGAGCTTCGTCTGGAGCCGATGAAGTATCTAAACTCAAGTGAGCATAAAATTCGCATAACTCCACTTGGTGGTCTTGGCGAGATCGGCGGAAATATGACTATCTTTGAAACCGAAACTAGCGCCATCATCGTTGATATCGGAATGAGCTTTCCAAGCGAGAGCATGCACGGCGTGGATATACTAATCCCTGACTTTGACTATGTTAGAAAAATAAAAGACAAGATAAAAGGCGTCATTATCACTCACGCGCACGAGGATCACATCGGCGCAGTACCATATTTTTACAAAGAGTTTAAATTTCCGATTTACGCCACACCTTTGCCACTTGGTATGATAAATAACAAATTTGAAGAGCACGGCTTAAAGCAGGAGCGCTCACTTTTCCGTTCTGTCGAGAAAAGAAAGCCATATCTAATAGGCGACTTTGAGGTCGAGTGGATACATATCACCCACTCCATCATCGACGCTAGCGCACTTGCGATCACGACAAAGGCAGGCACCATCATCCATACGGGTGACTTTAAGATTGACCACACGCCGATAGATGGCTATCCGACAGATCTTGGTAGACTTGCATACTACGGTGAAAGAGGTGTATTATGTCTAATGAGCGATAGCACGAACAGCTACCGCGAAGGATTTACCAAAAGCGAAAGCAGTGTTGGCAAGACCTTTGATGCGATATTCTCAAAGGCCAAAGGCCGCGTGATAATGAGTACGTTTAGCTCAAACATCCACCGCGTCTATCAGGCGATCGAGTGGGGGCTAAAATACAACCGCAAAGTCTGTGTCATCGGTAGATCAATGGAGAGAAATTTGTATACTGCAATGGAGCTTGGCTATATCAAGCTTGATAAGAAAATTTTTATCGATGCAAACGAGGTTGGCAAATTTAAAGATAACGAGGTTCTGATCGTTACCACAGGCTCTCAGGGTGAGACTATGAGCGCGCTGTACCGAATGGCTACTGATGAACACAAATACATCAAAATAAAGCCAACCGATCAGATAATAATCAGCTCAAAGGCGATCCCTGGTAATGAAAGCAGTATCTCAACTGTATTAAATTTCCTAATAAAATCAGGTGCAAGCGTCGCTTATCAAGACTTTAGCGAGATACACGTGAGCGGTCACGCAGCACAAGAAGAGCAAAAGCTGATGCTACGTCTAATAAAGCCTAAATTTTTCCTCCCGGTTCACGGCGAGTACAAT
It encodes:
- the rsmA gene encoding 16S rRNA (adenine(1518)-N(6)/adenine(1519)-N(6))-dimethyltransferase RsmA; the protein is MIKAKKHFGQNFLQDKATLDKIIQAIPNDVANVVEIGPGLGDLTFRLLQIYKTTCFEIDCELFQILKVKFANEIQNGQLKLFCKDALEQWQQEGGLSSKNYFLVANLPYYVATKMILNAIDDEKCLGLIVMIQKEVALKFSAKSKDKEFSSLSILASLQGRCELLFDVDAKLFNPPPKVTSSVIKLQKTKKIFGKDGIFKDAKQYEAFKAFLRATFASPRKTLLKNLSINFDKKALEEIFEDLGLAKNLRPHELDVDSYLKVFERLKEDNERQKRRESCN
- a CDS encoding ribonuclease J; the protein is MNDKNEEKVVTNQSKNNKRRRFRPKNKPKQEGETTEQASLASKSVIDNFFAAEQAENEAHTEPKSQNPRPKKPRNNKNQNKNGENNKPKEQKQESQETKTKTQEQKDKPKKAKKPKKNLPAKLNGNEQWQQDIASAMVANKAVHELRLEPMKYLNSSEHKIRITPLGGLGEIGGNMTIFETETSAIIVDIGMSFPSESMHGVDILIPDFDYVRKIKDKIKGVIITHAHEDHIGAVPYFYKEFKFPIYATPLPLGMINNKFEEHGLKQERSLFRSVEKRKPYLIGDFEVEWIHITHSIIDASALAITTKAGTIIHTGDFKIDHTPIDGYPTDLGRLAYYGERGVLCLMSDSTNSYREGFTKSESSVGKTFDAIFSKAKGRVIMSTFSSNIHRVYQAIEWGLKYNRKVCVIGRSMERNLYTAMELGYIKLDKKIFIDANEVGKFKDNEVLIVTTGSQGETMSALYRMATDEHKYIKIKPTDQIIISSKAIPGNESSISTVLNFLIKSGASVAYQDFSEIHVSGHAAQEEQKLMLRLIKPKFFLPVHGEYNHIAKHKETAISCGVDERNIYLMSDGDQMEICQKYLKRLKTVKTGKVFIDNQINKQISDDVVIDRQNLAEAGVVMIIAQISRHGAKLINKPRVISYGLVGNKQDAEFSKEMQEILTQFLSNVKEELLKDGRLLESQVRQVIRKHIFRKVKKYPTIVPIIYLM